The genome window TCATTACCATTTATCTCTATAATTTTCCCTTTAATAAATATTCCTTCTTTTAGAGGTTTACTGCTATTATTAATTGATAATTCTTCATTTGAAAAAGTATTTGTTACTTTCACATTAATCACCACGCTGTAAATCATCTTTTTTACTAATAATTTTTGTTAAAAAGCTATCTCTATGTATTGGACAAGGCCCATATTTTTTAATTGCCTCTATATGTGCTTTAGTTCCATACCCTTTATGTTTTTCAAATCCATACTCAGGATACATATGGGCCCATTCTTCCTCACATTTTCTATCTCTATATACCTTTGCTACTATAGAAGCAGCAGCTATGCCATGACATTTTTCATCGCCTTTAATTATACTCATTTGGGGTATATCAATAGTAAGCTTCTCAGCATCTACCAAAATATAATCAGGATTCACATGGTTTCCATATCCATCTTTAAGTGCTTCTAATGCTTTTTCCATAGCAATTATAGTACTATTTTTAATATTAATTTTATCAATAGTTTTAGAATCAACACTACCTATACCTACGGCAACAGCACTTTTATATATTTGCTCATAAAGACTCTCTCTCTTTTTGGGACTAAGCTTTTTAGAGTCCTTTACTCCCTCAATTAATAGATCAATTGGAAGTATAATAGCACATGCTACAACATCTCCAGCTAAGCAACCTCTACCAACTTCATCTATACATGCAATGTTTTTATATCCTTTATTCCATAATTCCTGTTCTAACTCTAGCATATTTTTACCCCCATTTTGCTTTAATGAAAATTATTTATACTATAATAAATAATACAAAAGCCCTCCTATAATATTATCGGAAGGCTAGCAATAATTCTTGATATCTTCTGGATATTCTAATGTAATTCTACCTATTAGTCCTCTTCTAAATTCATCTAATATTAGATGACTCACCCTTGTGTAGTCAATTTCTTCTTTCTTTAAAAGGCATCCTCTTTTAAATGCAATTTTCTCCATAACTTCAATAGGCTCACAATTATCTACCTTT of Proteiniborus sp. DW1 contains these proteins:
- a CDS encoding ribonuclease HII, with the protein product MLELEQELWNKGYKNIACIDEVGRGCLAGDVVACAIILPIDLLIEGVKDSKKLSPKKRESLYEQIYKSAVAVGIGSVDSKTIDKINIKNSTIIAMEKALEALKDGYGNHVNPDYILVDAEKLTIDIPQMSIIKGDEKCHGIAAASIVAKVYRDRKCEEEWAHMYPEYGFEKHKGYGTKAHIEAIKKYGPCPIHRDSFLTKIISKKDDLQRGD